One Candidatus Neomarinimicrobiota bacterium DNA segment encodes these proteins:
- a CDS encoding SUF system NifU family Fe-S cluster assembly protein codes for MSLNGLYKEVILDHYRTPRNRGELDNPTFTEGGHNPSCGDILELFADVDEDGIVQDISFDGHGCSISMASSSMMTELIKGKSLDEVLEIIKMFEEMMRGEGELPDKDEFLDVASLEGVADFPVRLKCATLAWDSMRRGIEHYREEVNS; via the coding sequence ATGTCACTGAACGGGCTGTATAAAGAAGTTATACTCGATCACTACCGGACCCCCCGTAATCGGGGCGAGTTAGACAATCCCACATTTACCGAGGGCGGCCACAATCCCAGTTGCGGGGATATCCTGGAACTGTTTGCTGACGTGGATGAAGACGGTATCGTACAGGATATTAGTTTCGACGGCCATGGCTGTTCCATCAGCATGGCCTCCTCCTCGATGATGACCGAACTCATCAAGGGCAAGAGCCTGGACGAAGTCCTGGAGATCATCAAAATGTTTGAGGAAATGATGCGTGGCGAAGGGGAATTGCCGGATAAGGACGAATTCCTGGATGTCGCTTCGCTGGAGGGCGTTGCTGATTTCCCGGTGCGCCTCAAGTGCGCCACCCTGGCCTGGGATTCCATGCGGCGTGGTATTGAACATTACCGCGAGGAAGTCAATTCTTGA
- a CDS encoding cysteine desulfurase: protein MDVERIRQDFPVLSRRVQDNKPLVYLDNAATSQKPQQVIDKIAEYYSRYNANVHRGIHTLSEEATDAYELAREKVADFINAESERNIVFTKGTTESINLVANAWGRKFLEPGDEILISYMEHHSNIVPWHIIARDTGAEIKGIELTKAGHLDLGQFESLLSDKTKIVAVTQMSNVLGTINPIRKIADLAHEYGARVLVDGAQGAAHSPTDIQEFDCDFYAFSGHKMCGPTGVGILYGKYEALESMNPFLGGGEMIEDVYLDSSTYKEPPWKFEAGTPNIAQCIVLGYAIDYLQDIGMEKILAHESDLMNYTMRRMNYFEDVHVYGPLGKRGGIVSFTMDGTHPHDIATIIDQEGVAIRAGHHCAQPLMRKLGIGSSARISIYFYNTTDEIDIFFQSLNKVREIFGNVTERAV from the coding sequence CTGGATGTGGAACGCATTCGGCAGGATTTCCCGGTGCTCAGCCGGCGGGTTCAGGATAACAAGCCGCTGGTCTATCTTGACAACGCAGCAACATCCCAGAAACCGCAGCAGGTTATTGATAAAATTGCCGAGTATTATTCACGATATAACGCCAACGTCCACCGGGGCATTCATACCCTCAGCGAAGAAGCCACCGATGCCTACGAACTGGCCAGAGAAAAGGTGGCCGACTTCATCAATGCGGAGTCGGAGCGGAATATTGTTTTCACCAAGGGTACCACCGAGTCCATCAATCTGGTGGCCAATGCCTGGGGACGTAAATTTCTGGAGCCCGGCGATGAGATCCTGATTTCCTACATGGAGCATCACAGCAATATCGTTCCCTGGCATATTATTGCCAGAGATACCGGAGCGGAGATCAAGGGTATTGAACTCACTAAGGCCGGCCATCTGGATCTGGGGCAGTTCGAAAGCCTCCTGAGTGACAAGACGAAAATCGTCGCCGTAACTCAGATGTCCAATGTGCTGGGGACGATCAATCCGATACGCAAGATTGCGGATTTGGCTCATGAATATGGCGCGAGGGTATTGGTGGACGGAGCGCAGGGAGCAGCACACAGTCCAACGGATATCCAGGAATTCGACTGCGATTTTTATGCGTTTTCCGGCCACAAGATGTGCGGACCAACCGGCGTTGGCATCCTGTACGGGAAATATGAGGCACTGGAGTCTATGAATCCGTTCCTCGGCGGCGGTGAAATGATCGAGGATGTCTATCTGGACTCCTCCACCTACAAAGAGCCCCCGTGGAAATTCGAAGCCGGTACGCCGAATATTGCCCAGTGTATTGTACTGGGGTACGCCATCGATTACCTACAGGATATCGGTATGGAAAAAATCCTGGCGCATGAGAGCGACCTGATGAACTATACCATGCGCCGGATGAATTATTTTGAAGACGTCCACGTATACGGGCCATTGGGAAAGCGCGGCGGCATCGTCTCGTTTACCATGGACGGAACACATCCCCACGATATTGCTACCATTATCGACCAGGAGGGCGTCGCCATTCGTGCCGGCCATCACTGTGCCCAGCCGTTGATGCGCAAACTCGGCATCGGATCATCTGCGCGAATCAGTATTTATTTCTACAATACTACCGATGAAATTGATATATTTTTCCAATCGTTGAACAAAGTGCGGGAAATTTTTGGCAATGTCACTGAACGGGCTGTATAA
- a CDS encoding non-heme iron oxygenase ferredoxin subunit, which translates to MAWVEALSLGELGEYDMDKITMNDGTRIAVIRMDDDVYAIDDTCSHAEASLSEGELLGNKVKCPLHGAEFDVRTGEVKSFPAVVGVTKYETKIEDNTIYVNYGE; encoded by the coding sequence ATGGCCTGGGTTGAAGCGCTTTCCCTCGGGGAACTGGGGGAGTACGACATGGACAAGATAACTATGAACGATGGAACCCGTATTGCTGTTATTCGTATGGATGATGATGTCTATGCAATTGATGATACTTGTTCCCATGCCGAAGCATCACTTTCGGAAGGGGAACTGCTGGGGAATAAGGTGAAATGTCCTCTTCACGGCGCAGAATTTGACGTGCGTACCGGTGAGGTAAAGTCCTTTCCGGCAGTAGTGGGGGTGACGAAATACGAAACGAAAATCGAAGACAATACGATTTACGTGAACTACGGAGAATAA
- a CDS encoding glutathione S-transferase family protein → MMTDTDKIQLYHFERCPFCEKARRGFRALGLSYDSQIIDPGDRSRVEQISGQPSVPVIVDGDTTLPESTDIVTYLDKNYGNGSPLVPESPEERGRVYMLDRYADEVWGPLGYKAIVKVDSDGNDLDKDGQENLQQRINKEAGFLDDALQSGDYLVGDSLTLADLAVSAFISRMVNYSDFQPTDSYTHLWAWYDRIDTHLN, encoded by the coding sequence ATGATGACAGATACTGACAAAATCCAACTCTACCACTTTGAGCGCTGTCCCTTTTGCGAGAAAGCTCGCAGGGGTTTCCGGGCGTTGGGACTTTCTTACGACAGCCAGATAATAGACCCGGGTGATCGTAGCCGTGTGGAACAGATCTCTGGACAACCCAGCGTCCCGGTGATCGTCGACGGAGACACCACACTGCCGGAGTCCACGGATATCGTGACGTACCTGGATAAAAATTATGGTAACGGTTCGCCGCTCGTTCCGGAATCTCCGGAAGAACGCGGCAGGGTATATATGCTTGACCGGTACGCCGACGAAGTGTGGGGGCCGCTCGGATATAAGGCAATAGTCAAAGTCGACAGTGATGGAAATGATCTGGACAAGGACGGGCAGGAAAACTTACAGCAGCGTATTAACAAAGAGGCCGGTTTTCTGGACGACGCACTGCAATCCGGTGACTATCTCGTTGGCGATTCACTCACCCTGGCTGATCTTGCTGTCAGTGCTTTTATCAGCCGGATGGTGAACTATTCCGACTTTCAGCCGACCGACAGCTATACCCATCTCTGGGCGTGGTATGATCGGATTGATACTCACCTTAATTAA